A window of the Besnoitia besnoiti strain Bb-Ger1 chromosome VI, whole genome shotgun sequence genome harbors these coding sequences:
- a CDS encoding hypothetical protein (encoded by transcript BESB_068910) gives MIEPCRRTRLTKAYWAAPASRRLRRRSKTVPAYPKSLLCAENCADLDAEEARPLAGGANQVEDDSFPLFGPFPAFTGEAGGEGGLGLRLNEADAGRLQAELSVPAEQLLLSFSSQQGTRHFRRRRSARLGQNESGEGWGQFADQRSAPSPGACCDRTSESSRTPALPLPTAGGSTGRSPPGQLLLGLAEPCLPQCSFMSARPVWSTQSESPADELVDPMERTRRLDFALPKRQGSVPAGRVGALVRYADSSPGLRSLDKTPVNLATRGQSDVVAEGSLDAAFIADGPNATEDAPRRSGRNEPKDWRLFHSRSLLSRISLPQASFEPNGEPEQRPENAGVRAALRGMPLSASASHEARSYHSGQGGASVEPNDSLRRTREKAATFPSGNAWARHALPRERRRTASHVSAPTEHPRRETDVSETDLDRTVSWRLMTPGGENSDSCADPVRRSECVSAPPISCATCPLHQVAYLTSRRSSGSLSSQSGNQSLAPSSPYRNPELRNFGGWATAPACRQSPCRALTHGGFWRSSSWASIDAVPRRPPKIDVGCRRRPPTTSASLAVSSSCSAQPASSASLAHASPEELFLTARRNLYRQAIGEFRACPFYRHVAGIFSDGGAMTRRDMERDYIYRATCYTSSNYDRDKLPALQEAVVRLSGGMQLEVAPEDYEWAEQNRAIASRTPEDVLRVADLLEYPRMLSTLDEETVNWLELQRAEAHWIQRICLYILCMTVLGGTRTMDDVWAAVLEYDCIIWVTLIYAVSLFIVCLPIMAFELAIGEVTRASAPSAYWSLCKRARGLGLFMCLLILTCELVPYSRFPAECLVYLAESFRHAQPWKLTADEVQDCRKLGINESLCHARSYCVFSEQGYCVPYPIGKSAVLYNQRFGYKRPNSFASPYHHLAVLNSFSPSAFGLQPRTEALAQAVRMLPPKAAPAAPRKAREVRHSNAWDWRPVSAASSPGAEDEDDRMVVREKRRGSEESAEGVAAVPPLGQRAGSDAGERRARNARSVSKSEAARQLQRFEQKRTLQGGRGDGTSQTIEHAEESTDGGAPRAELAQRRATRRAKGSAAFETQKPIKTRAAPSQNERWGVEGPDFQLLACLVGTWLMTSYFFIAGGSTVSIVCAGVLFLCLVLSFGEVALSSRFLNHFLDGADFIRPDKALRAIGSPSVWTTGVLTAVRDVSVGLGIFCTLGGHARIGQNVMAEATGAMVTNVTASVIRLLLVVSTVSFLSRTLGISARVILQDAPVAHISIIYPVAVLFSEPFERVMGIALFAGATILLCATLSILLHVLTRALQDCELLGSFRKRPLSLALLVLLPLSLPQATVTGRYIVSKVKKYVGCAGHLWCCFGITVFLGWCYGVNTQAENVGHLAVYLYALTNWLALAGFCVLWLQLETIGAFVAYCGGCLAVAVASAYVVALCAPVLQRVWEETFARSADTPRAPARHLPFSFCFFQDRMWWLLVGNIEVLRVEFARVVSGPAAVCGFNVGWSVSIKWLAPYTLAPSLVFLASHHFATFASEILQDPLDAWCFGIACTIWTFVAIAFFYFLLFPDGAQHLLTLPQYRLVPLTKLPDNLGPAPGRPPLFPHLRMLFSEFFKDTCSPTARMMAYMYCTKASSLLSQIRREQSLWESQAHAAQARYTAAGSKVGTPVTARTGAPGLTSLFEATSLISAKAATSKKTSARLPGSSSVSHSEASVTLAAEAKGQAVLPPPSFAAESPSSGLQHDSAIPSSAASSSPACSPHSSCSFPWLANQTVSPPARPRPSLQGVVRTSSRGPASHKQTVYKAKKSVSFEDF, from the exons ATGATTGAGCCGTGCCGAAGGACCCGCCTGACCAAGGCGTACTGGGCTGCTCCAGCGAGCCGacgtctgcgcaggcggtcgAAGACCGTGCCCGCGTATCCGAAgagccttctctgcgccgaaAACTGCGCCGATCTCGATGCTGAGGAAGCAAGGCCACTGGCAGGAGGCGCGAATCAGGTAGAAGACGATTCGTTTCCGCTCTTCGGTCCTTTTCCCGCCTTCACTggggaggcaggcggcgagggaggtCTTGGCCTCCGGCTAAACGAAGCAGACGCTGGACGTCTGCAGGCTGAGCTGTCCGTTCCGGCAGAACAACTTCTCCTGTCTTTTTCCTCGCAGCAGGGGACGCGCCacttccgccgccgacgctccGCGAGGCTCGGACAGaacgagagcggcgaaggctGGGGACAGTTCGCGGATCAACGATCTGCGCCTTCCCCAGGTGCGTGTTGCGATCGCACATCAGAGTCTTCGCGCACGCCCGCTTTGCCCCTGCCTACTGCTGGCGGGTCGACGGGGCGCTCACCCCCTGGACAGCTGCTACTTGGGCTGGCGGAGCCCTGTCTTCCGCAGTGCTCGTTCATGTCTGCGAGGCCTGTCTGGAGCACGCAGTCTGAGTCGCCTGCGGACGAGCTAGTTGACCCTATGGAAAGGACTAGGCGCCTTGATTTCGCACTGCCCAAGCGTCAAGGATCGGTTCCGGCAGGCCGCGTAGGCGCCCTCGTGAGATATGCTGACAGCTCGCCCGGCCTTAGAAGCTTGGATAAGACGCCTGTGAATCTTGCGACAAGAGGCCAAAGTGATGTTGTCGCAGAGGGAAGCCTCGATGCTGCATTTATCGCAGATGGTCCGAACGCGACGGAAGACGCTCCGCGACGGAGCGGCCGGAATGAGCCCAAAGATTGGCGACTTTTTCATTCACGATCCTTACTGTCTCGCATATCTCTACCCCAGGCATCTTTCGAACCGAATGGCGAACCCGAACAGAGGCCAGAGAATgcaggcgtgcgcgcggctcttcgtGGGATgccgctctcggcgtctgcctctcacGAAGCGCGCAGTTATCACAGCGGGCAAGGAGGGGCGAGTGTGGAGCCTAATGACAGCTTGCGTCGCAcacgagagaaggcggcaaCGTTTCCGTCAGGCAACGCTTGGGCTCGACATGCTCTTccacgagagagacggcggacGGCCTCACATGTATCGGCTCCGACTGAGCACCCTCGACGGGAGACAGACGTATCTGAAACAGATCTTGATCGGACTGTCTCCTGGCGTCTTATGACTCCCGGTGGCGAAAACTCGGACAGCTGCGCTGACCCAGTCCGGCGTTCTGAATGTGTTTCGGCTCCGCCTATTTCGTGTGCTACTTGCCCCCTCCACCAGGTCGCGTATTTGACCTCCCGTCGTTCCTCAGGCTCCCTGTCTAGTCAGAGTGGCAACCAAAGTCTGGCGCCTTCGAGTCCGTACCGTAACCCAGAACTGCGGAACTTTGGAGGTTGGGCCACGGCCCCTGCATGCAGGCAGAGCCCCTGCCGTGCTCTGACCCACGGGGGGTTCTGGCGGAGCTCCAGCTGGGCTTCAATCGATGCCGTCCCCCGCAGACCGCCGAAAATCGACGTGGGCTGTAGACGCCGACCGCCCACGACCTCCGCCTCGTTGGCCGTTTCGTCCTCGTGCTCTGCCCAACCTGCGAGCAGCGCGTCTTTGGCGCACGCGTCTCCGGAGGAGCTCTTTCtcacggcgcggcggaatcTCTATCGCCAGGCCATAGGCGAGTTTCGCGCGTGTCCCTTTTACCGGCATGTCGCTGGGATTTTCTCCGACGGGGGGGCCATGACACGCCGCGACATGGAGCGCGACTATATCTACAGAGCGACGTGCTACACGTCCTCGAACTACGACCGAGACAAGCTCCCCGCCTTGCAAGAGGCCGTCGTGCGCCTGTCAGGTGGGATGCAGCTGGAGGTGGCTCCCGAGGACTACGAGTGGGCTGAGCAGAACCGCGCCATCGCCTCTCGCACTCCTGAAGACGTTTTGCGGGTTGCCGACCTTTTGGAATACCCGCGCATGCTCAGCACTTTGGATGAAGAGACGGTCAACTGGCTCGAGCTccagagggcggaggcgcactGGATCCAGCGAATATGCCTCTACATTCTCTGCATGACCGTCCTCGGCGGCACCCGAACGATGGACGACGTATGGGCAGCCGTTCTCGAGTATGACTGCATCATCTGGGTCACGCTCATTTACGCTGTTTCCCTCTTCATCGTTTGCTTGCCCATCATGGCGTTCGAGCTGGCGATCGGCGAAGTGACCCGAGCGtcagcgccctccgcgtACTGGTCTCTGTGCAAAAGGGCGAGAGGTCTAGGTCTCTTCATGTGTCTCCTCATCCTCACCTGCGAACTCGTCCCCTACTCAA GATTTCCTGCCGAATGTCTGGTCTACCTCGCGGAGTCTTTTCGCCACGCGCAACCCTGGAAGCTGACGGCCGACGAAGTTCAAGACTGCAGAAAACTGGGCATCAACGAATCACTCTGCCACGCCAGAAGTTACTGCGTCTTCTCAGAGCAAGGCTACTGTGTTCCTTACCCTATTGGCAAG TCGGCAGTCCTCTACAACCAGCGATTCGGCTACAAGCGACCCAACAGTTTTGCATCCCCTTACCACCACCTGGCGGTTCTGAACTCCTTCTCCCCGTCAGCCTTTGGCCTCCAGCCGCGAACAGAGGCGCTGGCTCAAGCCGTTCGCATGCTGCctccgaaggccgcgcccgctgcgccccggaaggcgcgcgaggtgcGACACAGCAACGCGTGGGACTGgcggcctgtctctgcggcgagctcgccgggggcggaggacgaggatgACAGGATGGTAGTtcgcgagaagaggcgcggctcCGAAGAGAGCGCCGAGGGCGTTGCGGCGGTGCCGCCCCTAGGCCAACGAGCGGGCTCTGACGcaggggagaggcgggcgagaaACGCGAGGTCGGTTTCGAAGAGCGAAGCAGCTCGGCAATTGCAGAGATTTGAGCAGAAGAGGACACTGCagggcggcagaggagacggaaCATCGCAGACGATAGaacacgcagaagagagcacGGACGGAGGAGCGCCTCGAGCCGAGCTTGCTCAGCGCAGAGCGACCAGGCGGGCGAAAGGATCGGCGGCGTTCGAAACGCAGAAGCCGATAAagacccgcgcggcgccctcgcagaaCGAGCGCTGGGGCGTAGAGGGGCCTGACTTCCAACTTCTCGCATGCCTCGTGGGCACCTGGTTAATGACGAGCTACTTCTTCATCGCCGGCGGATCCACGGTGTCTATCG tctgcgcaggcgtcttgTTCCTGTGCCTGGTCCTCTCCTTCGGCGAGGTCGCTCTCTCGAGCCGTTTCCTCAACCACTTCCTCGACGGCGCAGACTTCATTCGCCCCGACAAAGCGCTGCGAGCTATTGGATCGCCGTCCGTCTGGACCACAGGCGTCCTCACGGCCGTTCGAGATGTCTCTGTCGGCCTGGGCATCTTCTGCACGCTGGGGGGACACGCGAG AATCGGGCAAAACGTGatggcggaggcgaccggcGCCATGGTGACCAACGTCACAGCGTCCGTGATCAGGCTGCTTCTCGTTG TCAGTACCGTCTCGTTCCTCTCGAGGACTCTCGGCatctccgcgcgcgtgaTTCTCCAAGACGCACCCGTCGCCCACATTTCCATCATATACCCCGTCGCAGTCCTCTTCAGCGAGCCCTTCGAG CGCGTCATGGGAATCGCCTTGTTTGCCGGAGCGACGATTTTGCTGTGCGCCACGCTCTCGATTCTTCTGCACGTCCTGACCCGAGCCCTGCAAGACTGCGAGCTGCTAGGGAGCTTTCGCAAGCGCCCGCTCTCCCTGGCGCTCCtggtgctgctgcctctctctctgccgcaggCCACCGTCACCGGGCGATAC ATTGTCTCGAAGGTGAAAAAGTACGTCGGCTGCGCAGGCCACTTGTGGTGCTGCTTCGGCATCACGGTCTTCCTTGGCTGGTGCTACGGCGTGAACACGCAAGCAGAGAACGTTGGACATCTAG CCGTCTACCTCTACGCCCTGACAAACTGGCTAGCGCTGGCAGGTTTCTGCGTGCTCTGGCTGCAACTGGAGACGATAGGGGCCTTTGTCGCGtactgcggcggctgcctcgccgttGCAGTGGCCTCTGCCTACGTGGTggccctctgcgcgcctgtgctgcagcgcgtgtgGGAGGAGACTTTTGCCAGAAGTGC AGACACGCCGCGAGCCCCCGCGCGGCATCTCCCGTTTTctttttgcttttttcagGACCGAATGTGGTGGCTTCTAGTAGGAAACATCGAAGTCCTTCGTGTCGagttcgcgcgcgtcgtcagCGGCCCCGCCGCAGTCTGCGGGTTCAACGTTGGCTGGTCGGTCTCCATCAAGTGGCTGGCGCCATACacgctcgcgccgtcgcttgTCTTCTTGGCGAGTCACCATTTTGCGACCTTCGCCAGCGAGATTTTGCAAGATCCTCTCGACGCCTGGTGCTTCGGAATCGCCTGCACGATATGGACCTTTGTCGCAATTGCCTTCTTCTACTTTCTGCTGTTCCCGGAT ggcgcgcagcATCTGCTCACTCTTCCGCAGTACCGCCTCGTCCCGCTGACGAAGCTCCCAGACAACCTAGGGCCTGCTCCgggtcgcccgccgctctTTCCGCACCTGCGGATGCTTTTTTCTGAGTTTTTCAAGGACACATGCAGCCCTACGGCGCGCATGATGGCGTACATGTATTGCACCAAGGCAAGCAGCTTGCTGTCTCAAAtccgccgcgagcagagCCTGTGGGAATCGCAGGCTCACGCTGCACAGGCAAGGTACACAGCTGCGGGCAGCAAGGTAGGCACGCCGGTGACCGCACGGACTGGAGCCCCCGGACTCACGTCCCTTTTCGAGGCAACGTCGCTGATATCCGCGAAGGCAGCCACGAGCAAGAAGACGTCAGCCAGGCTTCCTGGCTCATCGTCAGTGTCTCACTCCGAGGCTTCTGTGACGCTTGCTGCCGAGGCTAAGGGGCAGGCAgtcctgccgccgccgtctttcGCAGCGGAGTCGCCATCCTCCGGGCTCCAGCACGACAGCGCCATTCCTTcctcggctgcgtcgtcttcgccggcctGCTCCCCACATTCGTCGTGTTCATTCCCCTGGCTTGCGAACCAGACTGTTTCCCCTCCTGCCAGGCCCCGCCCGTCACTGCAGGGGGTCGTGAGGACGAGCTCTCGAGGGCCTGCTTCTCACAAGCAGACTGTGTACAAAGCCAAAAAGTCTGTTTCTTTCGAGGACTTCTAG